ATAGATAACCCATATATTGTACAATAGAGTGCTAAGTCAATCTAGTTATCGCACCTTCAGTCTTTTTCTTAATAATTTACGATGCAATCAATTATTCCTGTTAAATTGCCCCAAAATGCCTATGAAATTCATATCGCCACTGACGGAATAAAAGACATAGGGCAAAAAGCAAAATCTTTAAACATCGGTCAAAAAATATTAGTAATTTCTAATCCCGAAATATTTAACTATTATGGACAAATAGTTATCGAATCTTTGAGACAAGAAGGTTTTGAAGTTGATCATCACCTTATCCCTGCGGGGGAAAGTTATAAAACCCTCGATTCTATTAGTAGCATTTATGATAAGGCTTTGAGTTTACGCCTAGAACGAAACTCCACCATGGTAGCCCTCGGGGGGGGAGTCATCGGTGATATGACAGGATTTGCTGCGGCTACTTGGTTACGGGGAATCAACTTTATTCAAATTCCTACCTCGTTACTTGCCATGGTTGATGCCTCGGTAGGAGGAAAAACAGGAGTAAATCATCCCCAAGGAAAAAATTTAATTGGTGCTTTTTATCAGCCCAAATTAGTGTTAATTGATCCCATGGTATTAAAAACCCTCCCAGAAAGGGAGTTTAGGGCTGGTATGGCGGAGGTCATTAAATATGGAGTGATTTGGGATAAAGAACTTTTTGAACAGCTAGAATCGGCAGATAACCTCAAATCCATGGATGTTTTAAGTCCTGAGCTACTCAGTTACATTTTAGAACGTTCTTGTCTTGCTAAGGCGGAAGTTGTGGGACAAGATGAGAGGGAAGGGGGTTTAAGGGCTATTCTTAATTATGGTCATACTGTGGGTCATGGGGTGGAAAGTTTAACCAATTACCATACTTTTGTCCACGGGGAGGCAGTTGCTATTGGAATGGCGATCGCAGGTAAAATTGCTCTACAAGCCCAACTGTGGACTCAGGATGAGCTAATCCGACAAAATAATTTAATTAAAAAAGCAGGATTACCCCTTGATATTCCTAGTAGTGTAAATCAGGAAGATTTACTCAATAGCCTACAATTAGACAAAAAAGTTAAGGCTGGAAAAGTACGTTTTATTTTACCTACGGAGATTGGCAAAGTAATTATTACTGATGATATTTCTCAAGATTTATTAAAAACTTGTTTTTAGAGGATATTTTCCTGTAACAATTATGAATTTCAATCATTACTAAAATCTACATATTGCACCACAACCCTTTGCCATTGAGTATAACCTTCATTGTTCAAATGAAGTCCATCGTTAGTATAGTCTAGTTTTAACTGATTTTCCGAATTAATAAATTGACTATGCAAGTCGAGATATTCAAAATCAAATTCCGATGCTAGTTGCCGTAGTTTTTCATTAAAAGCCATAATATCTTGATTATCAATGAAGGGATACTCTTGATTATTAACAGGCAGAAGACTTTGAATATAAATGTTTTTGTGTGCTATGCCAGAA
The sequence above is a segment of the Cyanobacterium stanieri PCC 7202 genome. Coding sequences within it:
- a CDS encoding 3-dehydroquinate synthase (PFAM: 3-dehydroquinate synthase~TIGRFAM: 3-dehydroquinate synthase~COGs: COG0337 3-dehydroquinate synthetase~InterPro IPR002658:IPR016037:IPR016303~KEGG: cyh:Cyan8802_4222 3-dehydroquinate synthase~PFAM: 3-dehydroquinate synthase~PRIAM: 3-dehydroquinate synthase~SPTR: 3-dehydroquinate synthase;~TIGRFAM: 3-dehydroquinate synthase) — its product is MQSIIPVKLPQNAYEIHIATDGIKDIGQKAKSLNIGQKILVISNPEIFNYYGQIVIESLRQEGFEVDHHLIPAGESYKTLDSISSIYDKALSLRLERNSTMVALGGGVIGDMTGFAAATWLRGINFIQIPTSLLAMVDASVGGKTGVNHPQGKNLIGAFYQPKLVLIDPMVLKTLPEREFRAGMAEVIKYGVIWDKELFEQLESADNLKSMDVLSPELLSYILERSCLAKAEVVGQDEREGGLRAILNYGHTVGHGVESLTNYHTFVHGEAVAIGMAIAGKIALQAQLWTQDELIRQNNLIKKAGLPLDIPSSVNQEDLLNSLQLDKKVKAGKVRFILPTEIGKVIITDDISQDLLKTCF